The sequence TCGCGCCGGGGATCTTCCGTTTCCGCCTCGTCTTGTCATCGTCGCCTCCGCCGCGGCCGTTTCGCCCGGCATCAGTTACCTTCTCGTTACCCTTAGCTGAAACCATTCCGATTTTTTCAGGATTTCATCCCAGTTGTCGCGATTTATACAGAAATTTGTTGGGAATTTCTCATGTGCGTTTCAAGAGAGACAGAGAGTCGATACTGAGTGAGAGAGTAGACAATATTTGAGTCTTTTGAGATGAAtttcagttaaaaaaaaaaaagatgaaaccAATAGTTTGCACCATGACACCAACCTCATCTCTCGCAGCGCAAGTCAAACGTCATTTCACATTTGCACTTATAAAAAGATGAAAATTTGTCTtcgaaaaatatgaaaattaaaaCATTGGGCTGGCCCTGATAGGGAAGCATTTGATCTTTTTATTTAACGGCCCATAAAGTACACCCAAATCCAAGTTGGACCCGTGACCGGCCCATCAATAAACAATTCGAGTTTCCAGAATTCTCTCCATTTTTAGGGCCTGTTTGGGTAAAATTTGATGTACATTTTGTTCATTCTCCCCCCTTTGAGCTCCTGCGAAATACCGGTTACGGATTCTCGCTCCCAATCTAACGCCGTCGTTTTTAGAGGTTATCGCTCTCAGCAAAAATGGCGACAATTATGCAGAAAATCAAGGACATCGAAGATGAGGTGATTAGGAAAATTAGTGCACAAGAAGTTATTTAGGAGTACTGTTGTGTGTTCATCGTCGATTTTGCTTGATTGCTTGTTCTAAGAAGTTCGGTGTCTTAAGGAACTTccgagtatttatttattttttttttttttttaaagaaagaaTAGTTGGTGCTCCAAGTTCAAAATGGATTATGTTCGGAATGGTTCGGAAAAATTTATGTAAAGtatttcttattttcttatGTGTTTTAGCTGACTGGTTGATTATTGTTCTCACAAAATCATGTAGCAGTTGGAGTGAATACTGTTTGAGATtgattgatttttttctttttgttttggaGTTGAACGATTATGCTATGCAGCAAGGTGTACAGTAGTGTATGTATACTTGGAGCATTGGTTACCTGAGAATATTTGTTAATTGTTTTGCCTTCGTGGTTGGGAAGTTCGAATCATTCCTCTAGTGCATGCTTATTAGATTTGATTCACTAGAAATACTCAGTGGTTTAGGAgtgttaatgatttttttttaaaacctgTTGCAGATGGCAAGAACCCAGAAAAACAAAGCTACTGCTCATCATCTTGGCCTGTTGAAGGTAAGCACCAACACATTTATTGGTTCTCCCTCTCCTGGTATTTTGCAGGCATTTCATCGGTGTTTGTTTAATTTTGAACTTGCTAATTGCTTTTTGTGAATGCTTGATCTGTTTTAGGCAAAACTAGCAAAGCTTCGGCGGGAAATTCTCACACCAACCTCAAAGGGAGGTGGTGGTGCTGGAGAAGGTTTTGATGTAACAAAAAGTGGTGATTCAAGAGTTAGGCTTGTGGGCTTCCCTTCAGTTGGGAAATCAACACTTTTAAACAAATTAACTGGCACTTTTTCAGAGGTCCATAATTTTTGAATGTTGTTATTGGatttcttgctttacattatttGTGAAACAAACACGCTTTCTGTAAATTAATGACGGTTTTGTTGTATTCCACTTGATGATGTAGACTTAGTAGCTAATGAATCATTACTAATGGTATTATGTCTATACTAGAAAGTTGGAATTACATCTTCCTTAGTATAAAGATGTACAGAAACAATATATAAGGCATGTTTGTCTGATCAAAAGAAATACACCTGGAATAACAAAACAGAACAGATTTGATTCAGTTGCTAAAGCTCCAATGGGTTTCCTTTACCCATTTTTCTCTCTTGAATTGCAGGTTGCTTCATATGAATTTACTACTTTAACTTGCATTCCTGGTGTAATCACATACCGAGGAGCCAAAATTCAGGTATTATCATCACCAGAACTAAGGTTCTTGTTATCTTGTAAACTGAGAACATGGAATTttgttttttgtaaaaataccTATGTTGCTTGGCCTTTGGGCATGCTGTTGCTTTTATGAGGATTTCACTCTAGTTAATTTTTCTGCATATAGTTCACAAATGTTATATTCTGCACTCTGTAAAGGAACTTTGATAGTGAACTGAATATTTGTAAGTAGAGGTGTCAATAAGGCCTGGCTCTTGGGACTATGttcttttttgttattaatttttttattgtatttggTTACATCATTACTATTGCCAAGACACCTTATCTTGTTAATAAGCACTACTTCTTCTCCTAGAATAgatgaaaccttgttcaacattGAGCTGTTATATCTAGAGACGAACAAACATGTGTGTGGGTCTAAAGATCAAATTTTGGtcgtgtgtatgtgtgtgtggttcaaattaaatcaaacttGTGGAAATTTATGTTCTTGTTTGGTTGtcataaaaaaagaataaacaGTATCCACTTGTCCTCTGCCTTTAATTATGATCCTTGATAGGGCACGGTGTTGTAGTCTGATGCATAAAACATTATCTCTTATTGTAAGTTCTTATTCACTTGGTGCTTGCCTTTTTCTTCCTGCAATTAGGTCAACAACCACTTTgacaattataaatttataataagaaATATATGCAATTCAAAACTCCATGAACGGgtataaattagataaaaaattTCTGCTCTAATTACTCTGCTTTGGCTGTTGTAGAATTGCTTTGAATGTCCTGAGAAAGCTCTCTGAATGTAAATCTTCTAATACTCTAATCTATTGTTTTCATGCCTCCAACAGCTCCTAGATCTTCCTGGTATTATTGAGGGTGCCAAGGATGGAAAGGGTAGAGGTAGGCAGGTAATATTCAACTGGCACTCATGAgaagtttgatttttggtgCTTATTACTATCTTTTTGTGGAGCTTTCATGCAATTCCTTGAAGTTGGGCATCTGATATGCTGACAAACTTAATCATATCCAATCTTCCATCATAGTATTCTTTTTTTAAACTGTAGTGTATCTTAAGTAACGTTTTAGCTCAGAATATCCTGCTTTGGCTATGTAAGCTGAGTTCCTGCACTTTCTTTCTAATATACCGGGATATTCTTCATGCTGCTAGAGAAATAAGAAGACCACCGAGTGATGATGTGAATCTGAATTAAAAGTACAGCACAAGAAATTAACACTACACAATTTCTTAGCGCTTCATTATTCATGTGATCCCTATTGCTAATAGTTCTCTTATTTAGGCCATTCAGATATTCTTTTTTTCAAGCCTATTGCATTCCAATCTATTATAGAGTTTGACCAGTTATTCATGTTCCTGTTATTGTTTTTTCAACACCTTGCTGACCAACATGATGTACTCATGGACATGGTCTTGATGCTTATTATTTCATTAATGATTGAATCTGGTCTCTTAAATCAGGTTATCAGTACTGCCCGGACATGTAACTGCATCCTCATTGTCTTGGATGCAATAAAACCGATTACTCATAAACGTCTAATAGAGAAGGAGCTTGAGGGATTTGGCATAAGGTAACATGTGAATTATCGACCTGCTCTATTTTTCATGGAGGTGTTTATTACCACCTTGTAACCTGCTACAACATACTGTATAATCTATTGATTGCATGCTAGTCACAAGACGTGTGTGACTTGTATGCTTATATTGTGCTATCTTGTGCAAGATGTAGAATATATGTTATAGTAACTTTTTAATGAATGCTCAACTTGTTTTTAGTTGCTGATAAatgtatatgaatattttttatattattttgccTTCCCTTTACAACTACACACTTTTGTTTCCTGTTCTCTGGTAATAGATTAAACAAGGAGCCACCGAATCTCTCTTTCCGGAGGAAAGATAAGGGTGGGATCAATCCTACATCCACAATTAACAACACAAATCTTGACATCGACACAGTGAAAGCAATTTGTGGAGAATATCGGATACACAATGCTGATATCAATCTCCGATATGATGCAACAGCAGATGACCTCATAGATGTCATTGAGGGCAGTAGGGTATACATGCCTTGCATTTACGTTGTGAACAAAATTGATCAGATTACACTTGAAGAGCTGGAGATTTTGGACAAACTTCCACATTATTGCCCAATCAGGTACTTCCCCGTCCAATTTTTGTCGGTGGTGTACTTATTCAATT comes from Salvia miltiorrhiza cultivar Shanhuang (shh) chromosome 3, IMPLAD_Smil_shh, whole genome shotgun sequence and encodes:
- the LOC131014803 gene encoding developmentally-regulated G-protein 3 isoform X1, producing the protein MATIMQKIKDIEDEMARTQKNKATAHHLGLLKAKLAKLRREILTPTSKGGGGAGEGFDVTKSGDSRVRLVGFPSVGKSTLLNKLTGTFSEVASYEFTTLTCIPGVITYRGAKIQLLDLPGIIEGAKDGKGRGRQVISTARTCNCILIVLDAIKPITHKRLIEKELEGFGIRLNKEPPNLSFRRKDKGGINPTSTINNTNLDIDTVKAICGEYRIHNADINLRYDATADDLIDVIEGSRVYMPCIYVVNKIDQITLEELEILDKLPHYCPISAHLEWNLDGLLEKIWEYLNLTRIYTKPKGMNPDYDDPVILSSKKMTVEDFCIIIHKDMLKQYKYALVWGSSAKHKPQRVGKVSSIELLNVRLSFISTVCQYLY
- the LOC131014803 gene encoding developmentally-regulated G-protein 3 isoform X2; amino-acid sequence: MATIMQKIKDIEDEMARTQKNKATAHHLGLLKAKLAKLRREILTPTSKGGGGAGEGFDVTKSGDSRVRLVGFPSVGKSTLLNKLTGTFSEVASYEFTTLTCIPGVITYRGAKIQLLDLPGIIEGAKDGKGRGRQVISTARTCNCILIVLDAIKPITHKRLIEKELEGFGIRLNKEPPNLSFRRKDKGGINPTSTINNTNLDIDTVKAICGEYRIHNADINLRYDATADDLIDVIEGSRVYMPCIYVVNKIDQITLEELEILDKLPHYCPISAHLEWNLDGLLEKIWEYLNLTRIYTKPKGMNPDYDDPVILSSKKMTVEDFCIIIHKDMLKQYKYALVWGSSAKHKPQRVGKEHELEDEDVVQIIKKV